A part of Paenibacillus sp. sptzw28 genomic DNA contains:
- a CDS encoding glycosyltransferase family 2 protein, with protein MKRPVLTIVVPCCNEEEVLARTFRELRGVLGHLIREQLVAAASKLLFVDDGSKDRTWSMIIAEHSAHPEITGLKLARNVGHQKALLAGLEAAAARSDCVISIDADLQDDIGVIRDFVLKFHEGFDIVYGVRASRKTDTWFKRTSALCFYRIMSRLGIQLIPNHADFRLMSKRAVAELCRYGETNLFLRGIVPLIGYTATNVYYDRKERFAGQSKYSLRKMLSFAFDGIASFSVAPIRFVTSLGFILLAVSIGAGAYALTQKWLGQTKTGWTSLMISIWFLGGLQLLGIGIIGEYIGKIFIEVKCRPKYAVEIDLYSSVSEPVIRATASESSL; from the coding sequence ATGAAACGACCGGTACTGACCATTGTCGTCCCCTGCTGTAACGAGGAGGAAGTGCTTGCGCGGACATTCCGGGAACTGCGCGGGGTTCTCGGTCATCTGATACGGGAGCAGCTCGTTGCGGCTGCCAGCAAGCTGTTGTTTGTGGATGACGGAAGTAAGGACCGCACATGGTCCATGATTATAGCGGAGCATTCCGCCCATCCGGAAATTACCGGTTTGAAGCTGGCGAGAAATGTCGGGCACCAGAAAGCGCTGCTGGCAGGCCTGGAAGCCGCCGCCGCCCGTTCAGACTGCGTCATATCGATCGATGCCGATCTGCAGGATGATATCGGCGTCATTCGTGATTTCGTGCTCAAGTTTCATGAAGGCTTCGATATCGTTTATGGGGTGCGCGCAAGCCGTAAAACCGACACCTGGTTTAAACGCACGTCGGCGCTCTGTTTTTACCGAATCATGTCCCGGCTCGGCATTCAATTGATCCCGAACCATGCGGATTTCAGGCTGATGTCAAAGCGGGCGGTAGCTGAATTGTGCCGTTACGGCGAGACGAATCTGTTCCTGAGGGGGATAGTCCCCTTAATCGGCTATACGGCGACGAACGTTTATTATGACCGCAAGGAGCGTTTTGCCGGACAGTCCAAATACAGCTTAAGAAAAATGCTCTCGTTTGCCTTCGACGGCATCGCCTCCTTCAGCGTGGCGCCGATTCGTTTCGTAACGTCTCTCGGTTTTATTTTACTCGCCGTAAGTATCGGAGCCGGCGCTTATGCTCTTACTCAGAAGTGGCTCGGACAAACGAAAACGGGCTGGACCTCGCTTATGATCTCCATTTGGTTCCTTGGGGGTCTGCAGCTGCTGGGGATAGGCATAATTGGAGAATATATCGGCAAAATTTTTATCGAGGTCAAATGCAGGCCCAAATATGCGGTCGAAATCGATTTGTATTCGTCCGTGTCCGAGCCCGTTATCCGTGCGACAGCTTCAGAATCCAGTCTTTAA
- a CDS encoding alkaline phosphatase family protein, with protein MTVKNKNAIMLMLCLSLLVTGCRAEPGQRINHLKVKSEITNNGKPKPVVLIILDSLMDKPLRKAIGEGRAPALKFLINNGRYFPHVVSSFPTMSVTIDSTILTGTYADRHHVPGLVWYNGKDKRMVFYGNGAKEALKIDQLQVFVDAVYQLNQVQLSKNVKTIHEELAERGMESASINAVVFRGKTEHTLIVPPTLAATTRLPGQVRVTGPKWLSYAALAQQDPKNIRNTRAWDKYGMNDEFSAQETAFLIKQNKLPNVTITYFPENDNTLHRKGPTELGGIEKADQALQDVLNAYGSWELALKNAAWIILGDSAQSYVYEDRHESIVDLRPHLNRYKIAQLNRPVTAGDQIVIAANERMAYIYSIDAKLELSEIVELLQKEDKLDIIAMKEDKGILVTAGKNGKTFVYRPGGKYADEYGQSWTLSGDSGLVDISIVNNRIKYGRYPDVLARLYGSVHSHEGKYVVVTSKPGYEIVGESSPTHDGGGAHGSLHELDSLVPLIISGTNTRPKTLRAVDIKDWILKLSHG; from the coding sequence ATGACAGTGAAAAATAAAAACGCCATCATGCTGATGCTGTGTCTGAGCTTGCTTGTTACAGGCTGCAGGGCGGAACCCGGCCAGCGGATCAATCACCTGAAGGTCAAGTCGGAGATTACAAACAATGGAAAGCCCAAGCCTGTCGTCTTAATCATCCTCGATTCTTTAATGGACAAGCCATTGCGCAAAGCGATTGGGGAAGGCCGTGCTCCCGCATTGAAGTTTTTGATTAATAACGGGCGGTATTTTCCGCATGTCGTCAGTTCGTTTCCGACCATGTCCGTTACGATAGACAGCACAATATTAACCGGGACGTATGCGGACCGTCATCATGTACCGGGGCTTGTGTGGTACAACGGAAAAGACAAGCGCATGGTCTTCTACGGGAACGGCGCCAAGGAAGCGCTGAAAATCGACCAGCTGCAAGTATTTGTCGACGCGGTTTATCAGTTAAATCAGGTTCAATTGAGCAAAAACGTCAAAACGATACATGAAGAACTAGCTGAAAGAGGAATGGAGTCGGCCTCGATCAATGCCGTCGTTTTCAGAGGTAAAACGGAGCATACCTTGATTGTGCCGCCGACTTTAGCGGCCACCACTCGCTTACCGGGGCAGGTCAGAGTAACGGGACCCAAATGGCTTTCTTATGCGGCGCTTGCGCAGCAGGACCCGAAGAATATCCGGAATACCAGGGCCTGGGACAAATACGGAATGAACGACGAGTTTTCCGCACAAGAGACCGCTTTTCTTATTAAACAGAATAAACTGCCGAACGTTACCATTACTTATTTTCCGGAAAATGATAATACCCTCCACAGAAAAGGCCCGACTGAGCTCGGCGGCATCGAGAAAGCCGATCAAGCGCTGCAGGACGTGCTTAACGCTTACGGTTCATGGGAACTGGCTTTGAAGAATGCCGCATGGATCATCCTGGGAGACAGTGCGCAGAGCTATGTATACGAAGACCGGCACGAATCCATCGTGGATTTGAGGCCTCATTTGAACAGGTACAAGATCGCACAATTAAACCGGCCTGTAACAGCCGGGGACCAGATCGTAATCGCCGCTAACGAACGGATGGCCTATATATATTCGATAGATGCCAAGCTGGAGCTATCCGAGATTGTGGAGCTGCTCCAGAAGGAGGACAAGCTCGATATTATCGCCATGAAAGAGGATAAAGGGATTCTTGTGACCGCAGGGAAAAACGGTAAAACGTTTGTTTATCGTCCCGGCGGAAAATACGCGGATGAATATGGGCAATCGTGGACCTTATCGGGCGACTCCGGCCTCGTGGATATTTCGATAGTGAACAACCGCATCAAGTACGGCAGGTATCCTGACGTACTGGCGAGGTTATACGGCTCCGTGCATTCCCACGAAGGGAAATATGTCGTCGTTACATCAAAGCCCGGGTATGAAATCGTCGGCGAAAGCTCCCCTACCCACGACGGCGGAGGGGCGCACGGTTCGCTTCATGAACTGGACTCGCTTGTTCCATTAATCATTTCCGGAACGAATACCAGGCCCAAAACACTTCGCGCTGTCGATATTAAAGACTGGATTCTGAAGCTGTCGCACGGATAA